Within the Kingella potus genome, the region GATTATTCTCGGCTGCTTCGCCCTCTTCCAATGGGAGTTTTCCCTTACCGTCCTCGCCGGCGTACTCGCCGTACTCGGCTACTCGGTAAACGAATCGGTGGTCGTGTTCGACCGTATCCGCGAAAACTTCCGCAAGCCCGCCATGCGCAACCATACCGTGCCCGAAGTCATCGACAACGCCATCACCGCCACCATGAGCCGCACCATCATCACCCACGGCTCCACCGAAGCCATGGTCGTCTCCATGCTCCTCTTCGGCGGCGCGGCACTGCACGGTTTCTCCATGGCGCTGACCATCGGCATCGTCTTCGGCATTTACTCCTCCGTCCTCGTTGCCAGCCCGCTGCTGCTTCTTTTCAACCTCAACCGCGAAAACATCTCCCGCACCAAAGAGAAAAAAGAAGAAGCCGTCGTGTGATGCGCAACCTGCCGCAGAGGCCGTCTGAAAACCGCTTTTCAGACGGCCTTTTACCGCTTTGCCGACCCGCCGCAATGTAAAACCCCCCGCGCGGATTGAGATTGCCGCCCGCAAACGGTACAATCCGCGCCGTTTGATTTTGTAAAGAAATATTATGAACCCGATTGCTGAGATTCTTCCCCTGTCGCACATTCTGCTGGACTCCGATGCCGCCAGCAAAAAACGCCTGTTCGAACAGGCAGGACTGCTGCTGGAACAAGAAACCGGCGTACCGCGCTCGGAAGTGTTCGAGTGCCTGTTTGCCCGCGAGAAACTCGGCTCCACAGGACTCGGTCAGGGCGTAGCCGTCCCGCACGGGCGGCTGCCCTCGCTGAAACAGGCTGCGGGCGTATTCATCCGCACCAAAGAACCCGTCGCCTTCGACGCACCCGACGGCAAACCCGTTTCCCTTGCCGCCGTCCTGCTCGTACCCGAAGACGCGGCAGGCGCGCATCTGGAAGTGCTGGCGAAACTGGCCGCGCGCTTTTCCGACAAAAGCGTACGCGAAAGCCTGATGCAGGCGCAGGATGCCGCCGAAGTGCTGCGCATACTCACGGAGGAATAATGCCCAGCATCTCCGTGCGCAGACTGTATCAGGACAACCGCGACAAGCTGCAGCTGGCTTGGGCCGCCGGAGCCGCAGGCTCGGACAACCGCATCGGCGTGGATGCCGACAAGCCCGTTCTGGCACTGGTCGGCCATTTGAATTTCATCCACCCCAACCAGGTACAGGTACTCGGCATTGCCGAAACCGACTACCTCGCACGCATGGAAACAGGCGATCTGGCTTACAGCTTCGAGCAGTTTTTCGAGCTTCCGATGTCTTTGGTGATTGTGGCCAACGACTTGGCCGTGCCGAAAATCCTGCGCGACTACTGCCACGCAAACAACGTCCCCCTGCTCACCTCCAAGCTGGAAAGCCCCTATCTGATGGACGTGCTGCGCATCTACCTGCAACGCACGCTGGCCGTCTCCACCGTCAAACACGGCGTGTTTCTCGACGTATTCGAAGTAGGCGTGCTGCTGACCGGACAGTCCGGCCTGGGCAAAAGCGAGCTGGCACTCGAACTGATTTCGCGCGGACACAGCCTCGTGGCCGACGATGCCGTCGAACTGCACCGCACCGCACCGGAGCAGCTCGAAGGACGCTGTCCCGCCATACTGCGCGACTTCCTGGAAGTGCGCGGGCTGGGCATACTCAACATCCGCCACATTTTCGGCGAAACCTCCATCCGTCCGAAAAAATCGCTCAACCTCATCATCAACCTCGTCCCCGCCGACGACGACTACATGAAGCAGCTCGACCGCCTCAGCATCCGCAGCGAAACCGAATCCATCCTCAACGTAACCGTCCGCTCCGTAACCCTGCCCGTAGCCGCCGGACGCAACCTCGCCGTACTGGTGGAAGCAGCCGTGCGCAACTATATTCTGCAACTGCGCGGCAAAGACAGCACCAAAGAATTTCTCGAACGCCATCAAACCATCATGAAAGAGCAGGCGCTTTCCCATGAAGATCACCCTGATTAGCGGCCTATCCGGCTCCGGAAAATCCGTCGCCCTCAAACTTCTGGAAGATGCCGGCTGCTACTGTGTCGACAACCTGCCGATAGAAATGCTGCCCGCACTCGTCGCATACCACATCAAACGCGGCGAAGTGGCCAACCTCGCCGTCAGCGTCGACATCCGCTCCCATCTCAAAACCGGCGAAGTCGAAAAGCAGCTTGCCCGCCTGAAACAGCAAGGCCACAGCGCAGACATCCTCTTTCTCGAAGCCGCCGAATCCGTCCTGCTGCGCCGTTTTTCCGAAACCCGCCGCAGCCACCCACTTTCCTCCTCCGGCAGCCCGCTGCCCGAAAACCTGCGCCGCGAGCGGCAGATACTCTTTCCCCTGCGCGATTTGGCCTACCGTATCGACACCTCGCAAATGAATGCCCAGCAACTGCGCAGCACCGTGCGCCAATGGTTTGATGCCGGCAACGGCGGCCTGACCATGGTATTCGAATCCTTCGGCTTCAAATACGGTACTCCCGCCGATGCCGACTTCATGTTCGACGTACGCAGCCTGCCCAACCCCTATTACCTCCCCGACCTGCGTCCCTTCAACGGCACCCAAAACGAAATCCGCAGCTACCTCGACGCACAGCCCCAAGCCGCCGCCATGGTGCAGGACATCGGCGGCTTCCTCTCCCGCCGCCTGCCCGAAATACAGGCCGAAAGCCGCAGCTACCTTACCATTGCCGTCGGCTGCACCGGCGGCCGCCACCGCTCCGTCTACATCAGCGAACGCCTCGCCGAACGCTTCCGCCCCCACTGCCGCGTCCTCGTCCGCCACCTGCGCCTGAACGCGGAATAATTTTCAGACGGCCTCCAAACACACACAGGCCGTCTGAAACCCTTTCAGACATCCTCCCCGCAACCCGACACAAAGCAGAAACACTATGGCAATCCAATGGTTTCCCGGCCACATGAACAAGGCGAAAAAAGCCATCGCCGAACGCATCAAAAGCGTCGATATGGTCATCGAAATGCTGGACGCGCGTCTGCCCGCATCCAGCGAAAACCCCCTGCTCGCACAGCTTGCCAAAGGCAAACCCAAGCTCAAAATCCTCAACAAACAAGACCTGGCCGACCCCGAACGCACCACCGCATGGCTGGAACACTTCAACGGCCGCCCCGACACCCGCGCCATCGCCCTTGATTCGTCCGAAACCGCCGCCACCGCCAAAATCACCCGCGCCTGCCGCGACATGATGCCCAACAGAGGCGGCATCGACAAACCCCTGCGCGTACTCATCTGCGGCATCCCCAACGTCGGCAAATCCACCCTGATCAACGGCATGATCGGCAAAAAATCCGCCAAAACCGGCAACGAACCGGGCATCACCAAAGCCGAGCAGCGCCTCTTTCTCGCCGACGACTTCTGGCTCTACGACACCCCCGGCATGCTGTGGCCGAAAATCATCGTCGAAGAAAGCGGCTACAACCTTGCCGCCTCCGGCGCGGTCGGGCGCAACGCGCTGGACGAAGAAACCGTGGCCCTCGAACTGCTCGACTACCTGCGCCGCCACTACCTCGCCCTGTTGCAAGAGCGTTATCAGGCCGATAAAGACCCGAGCAGCCATTGGGACGACACCGCCTGGCTCGAATGGATCGCCAAAAAACGCGGCGCAGTTTTGAGCGGCGGCCGCACCAACTACCAAAAAGCCGCCGAAAACACCCTTACCGACTTCCGCGAAGGCAAAATCGGCCGCATCACATTGGAAACGCCCCACCAATGGGAAAGCTGGCTGAAACAGGCCAAAAAGAAAGAAGCCGAACTCAAAGCCGCCCGCGAAGCCCGCAAAGCCGAACGCAAAGGCAAGGCCGTCTGAAAACTGCTGCTGCGCAGCGGTAGAATTCGGGCAGCCTGCAACCCGCCACACCCCAGCTTACCGAAATTGCCGTGTCCCAAACCAAAAAGAAACGGCAGGCCGCCGCGCCCGCCTTCCCGCCGCCGCTGTTCGCCCTGCACGCCTACGCCGCAGACGACACCCTGCGCCGCATCAGCTCGGCCGATTACGGCATGGAGGCGGGGCAACATTACGTCGCACTGCAAACCGTGTTGCGCGGACAAAACGGCTACCTGTCCGTCCAATGCAACGGGGTATGGCATCCCGCCGAAGCGGTGGAACTCGCCGCCTGCAACCCCGCCGATGCCGCCGCCTACACCCTGTGCCGCCTGATACTGATCCAAAGCGCAATCGCAGGCACATACGGCGAACTGACCGAATACGGCCGACAACAATACCAATCCGACCGCGCCCAACTGCCGCCAAGCTGCCGCGCCGCACTGGACGCCGCCTACCGCCTCGCCGCCGAACGCGGGCTGTTTGACGAGTAGGCGCGAATGGTTTGAAGGCCGTCTGAAAATTATTTTTCAGACGGCCTTTTGTTTTAACGCGTAAGGTGAGTCAAGACCCACCCTACACGGCTTTCAGACTGCCTTTACGGCAGCCTGAAAGCGGATTTACGGGACGATGTTTACTTTTACATTGCCCACATTATTGGTATCGATAAAGATTTCGTCCCGGCTTGAGCACGCCGCAAAGTCGGTGCCGTAAATCCCCAAGTTTTGCTCGTTTTCCATAATGCCGCTTTTGTGGAACCGGTAGCGGTGGGTTTGCCAACCGGTGTAGCCGCCGAAGGTGTTTTTGGCGTTCACTTCTGCGCACACCAGATAATATCCTTCGGGTTCCAGCTGCTTGGGCGTTTTCGGGGGGAAGGTTTTTGCTTCGGGATTGTATAACCTGAGCACTTTGCGCGGCGGGGAGATACGGATTTTTGCGCTGTCGGGGTCGAGCAGGGTGTTATTGAGGTATTGGCGGACTTGCCGTTCGTAGTTTTTGGGATAGCTGCCGTAGTTTTCACTGCGGACGGTTTTCATGCTGACTTGCGCGGACGGCGGGGTAACGGCGCAGGCGGCCAAGAGCAAGGAGAGGCTGCCGACAAGGGCGGCACGGGCAGGAAGTTTGGTTTTCACAACGGATTTTCCTTTTTAAATTAGACAAACTGGTTTTCAGGCTACCTTTGAGGCCGTCTGAAACCAGGTTTCGGGTTTCAGACGGCCTCTTCACTTTTGAGCCCTTGCCGCTTTGGTCGGGCGCAGCCGTAAGACGGCGGCGTTACGGCACGATGTTTACCTTAAAGCGGCTGTACTGGCCTTTGGT harbors:
- the hprK gene encoding HPr(Ser) kinase/phosphatase, with product MPSISVRRLYQDNRDKLQLAWAAGAAGSDNRIGVDADKPVLALVGHLNFIHPNQVQVLGIAETDYLARMETGDLAYSFEQFFELPMSLVIVANDLAVPKILRDYCHANNVPLLTSKLESPYLMDVLRIYLQRTLAVSTVKHGVFLDVFEVGVLLTGQSGLGKSELALELISRGHSLVADDAVELHRTAPEQLEGRCPAILRDFLEVRGLGILNIRHIFGETSIRPKKSLNLIINLVPADDDYMKQLDRLSIRSETESILNVTVRSVTLPVAAGRNLAVLVEAAVRNYILQLRGKDSTKEFLERHQTIMKEQALSHEDHPD
- the ylqF gene encoding ribosome biogenesis GTPase YlqF, whose protein sequence is MAIQWFPGHMNKAKKAIAERIKSVDMVIEMLDARLPASSENPLLAQLAKGKPKLKILNKQDLADPERTTAWLEHFNGRPDTRAIALDSSETAATAKITRACRDMMPNRGGIDKPLRVLICGIPNVGKSTLINGMIGKKSAKTGNEPGITKAEQRLFLADDFWLYDTPGMLWPKIIVEESGYNLAASGAVGRNALDEETVALELLDYLRRHYLALLQERYQADKDPSSHWDDTAWLEWIAKKRGAVLSGGRTNYQKAAENTLTDFREGKIGRITLETPHQWESWLKQAKKKEAELKAAREARKAERKGKAV
- the ptsN gene encoding PTS IIA-like nitrogen regulatory protein PtsN, translating into MNPIAEILPLSHILLDSDAASKKRLFEQAGLLLEQETGVPRSEVFECLFAREKLGSTGLGQGVAVPHGRLPSLKQAAGVFIRTKEPVAFDAPDGKPVSLAAVLLVPEDAAGAHLEVLAKLAARFSDKSVRESLMQAQDAAEVLRILTEE
- the rapZ gene encoding RNase adapter RapZ, which codes for MKITLISGLSGSGKSVALKLLEDAGCYCVDNLPIEMLPALVAYHIKRGEVANLAVSVDIRSHLKTGEVEKQLARLKQQGHSADILFLEAAESVLLRRFSETRRSHPLSSSGSPLPENLRRERQILFPLRDLAYRIDTSQMNAQQLRSTVRQWFDAGNGGLTMVFESFGFKYGTPADADFMFDVRSLPNPYYLPDLRPFNGTQNEIRSYLDAQPQAAAMVQDIGGFLSRRLPEIQAESRSYLTIAVGCTGGRHRSVYISERLAERFRPHCRVLVRHLRLNAE